One stretch of Prunus persica cultivar Lovell chromosome G1, Prunus_persica_NCBIv2, whole genome shotgun sequence DNA includes these proteins:
- the LOC109946525 gene encoding uncharacterized protein LOC109946525, protein MAGSGMGELRAPIFNGSNYDFWRIKMCTIFKSHKLWDMVKNGYEQPVKKEDGEALTAAQKLALEENVAKDAKALGLIQNAVYGDIFPGIALKESAKEAWEILQQEFRGDKKVRSVKLQSLRRDFEYIRMQEDDSLSDYITKLQYDSIAEVIEKTKHTETIGVQEVIGSLKSHEQRLQRHTEKLTEKAFSSLSVSPRDQSHTGQSGFSKSKKNWKPQKWKKRDAKSENNSKKENQAEGEKVPCKTCDKLHYGACWFKGKPKCYKCDRFGHLAKDCRGKSAQTANYAAHNEEEDTMFYACHSAAVVQNNDVWYVDSACSNHMTSHESLMVNVDTNVTAKVKMGTGDLVQATGKGTLVIDTKFGPRYIKEVMLVPGLDENLLSVGQMVEHGYFLVFGKSMVEIFDDSSMEHLVAKVPMIGNKCFPLSLTHVNSVAMKATVEDSTWCWHKRFDHLNLQILRLLQQ, encoded by the exons ATGGCTGGATCTGGAATGGGTGAGCTACGTGCTCCCATCTTCAATGGAAGCAACTATGATTTCTGGAGAATAAAAATGTGTACAATCTTCAAATCTCACAAGCTTTGGGATATGGTTAAAAATGGGTATGAACAACCAGTGAAGAAGGAGGATGGTGAAGCTCTGACTGCAGCTCAAAAGCTTGCATTGGAAGAGAATGTTGCAAAGGATGCTAAGGCATTGGGACTGATTCAAAATGCAGTTTATGGTGATATTTTTCCCGGAATCGCACTGAAGGAATCGGCCAAAGAAGCATGGGAAATTTTGCAGCAAGAGTTCAGAGGAGATAAGAAGGTAAGATCTGTAAAACTTCAATCACTTAGAAGGGATTTTGAATACATTCGTATGCAAGAGGATGATTCCTTGTCTGATTATATAACTAAGTTGC aGTATGATTCCATTGCTGAAGTGatagaaaaaacaaagcacaCTGAGACTATAGGTGTTCAGGAAGTTATAGGCTCTTTGAAATCACATGAACAACGATTGCAAAGGCACACTGAAAAATTGACAGAAAAGGCATTTTCTAGTCTGAGTGTTAGTCCTAGAGATCAATCACACACAGGTCAATCTGGattttcaaaatctaagaAAAACTGGAAACCacagaaatggaagaaaaggGATGCTAAgtctgaaaacaattccaAGAAGGAAAATCAGGCTGAAGGAGAAAAGGTTCCTTGCAAAACCTGTGACAAGCTTCACTATGGTGCTTGTTGGTTCAAAGGCAAGCCTAAATGCTACAAATGCGATAGGTTTGGTCATTTAGCCAAGGATTGCAGAGGCAAATCAGCTCAAACAGCTAACTATGCAGCACATAACGAGGAAGAAGATACAATGTTTTATGCCTGTCATTCTGCTGCTGTAGTGCAAAACAATGATGTGTGGTATGTAGATAGTGCTTGTAGCAATCACATGACCTCACATGAATCACTTATGGTTAATGTTGATACCAATGTCACTGCAAAGGTAAAAATGGGCACAGGAGATTTGGTGCAGGCCACTGGAAAAGGTACTTTGGTGATTGACACAAAATTTGGGCCTAGATATATTAAAGAAGTTATGCTTGTACCAgggttggatgaaaatctgCTTAGTGTTGGTCAGATGGTGGAACATggatattttttggtttttggaaaATCAATGGTGGAGATATTTGATGACAGCTCAATGGAACACTTGGTTGCTAAAGTTCCTATGATAGGGAATAAATGTTTTCCACTCTCACTGACACATGTGAACTCTGTGGCTATGAAGGCAACTGTTGAAGACTCTACTTGGTGTTGGCATAAGAGGTTTGACCATCTCAATCTGCAGATTTTGAGGTTGTTACAACAATAA